The Brachionichthys hirsutus isolate HB-005 chromosome 8, CSIRO-AGI_Bhir_v1, whole genome shotgun sequence genome contains a region encoding:
- the LOC137898316 gene encoding synaptoporin-like: MDTADHRASVGTFRALKLPLGFIRVLEWLFAIFAFATCGGYSGQLRVSVDCMEKASSNLSIGIDFAYPFRLHQVSFEAPVCEGIRREPVFLVGDYSSSAEFFVTIAVFAFLYSLFATVVYVFFQNKYRENSRGPLIDFVVTVVFSFVWLVSSSSWAKALSDVKVATDPDEVQLLISACKVQTNKCGSVRGPRWSGLNTSVAFGFLNFVLWAGNIWFVFKETVWHKDASKLASGASEKQAGTFSQQPHNQGSFDQSGSYNTQGTLSQPSEYSQVGGPTSYTNQM, encoded by the exons ATGGACACCGCTGATCAC CGCGCGTCGGTTGGAACATTTCGAGCGTTAAAACTACCTCTGGGATTCATCCGTGTTTTGGAGTGG CTCTTTGCCATTTTTGCGTTTGCAACATGTGGCGGCTATTCTGGGCAGCTGCGCGTTAGCGTCGACTGCATGGAGAAGGCCAGCAGCAACCTCAGCATCGGCATTGACTTTGCTTATCCTTTCAG GTTGCACCAGGTATCGTTTGAAGCGCCTGTATGCGAGGGCATCAGGAGGGAGCCGGTGTTCCTCGTTGGAGACTACTCATCGTCGGCCGAGTTCTTTGTCACTATCGCTGTCTTTGCCTTCTTGTATTCTCTCTTTGCCACCGTTGTGTACGTCTTCTTCCAGAACAAGTACCGTGAAAACAGCCGAGGCCCGCTCATC GACTTTGTGGTGACAGTGGTGTTCTCCTTCGTGTGGTTGGTCAGTTCCTCTTCTTGGGCCAAAGCTCTGTCTGATGTGAAAGTGGCTACTGATCCAGATGAAGTGCAGCTCCTCATCTCTGCCTGTAAAGTCCAGACCAACAAGTGCGGCTCGGTGCGCGGACCCCGCTGGTCCGGACTCAACACCTCTGTG GCTTTTGGGTTCCTCAACTTTGTTCTGTGGGCTGGAAATATCTGGTTTGTCTTTAAGGAGACCGTTTGGCACAAAGATGCTTCCAAGTTGGCGAGCGGGGCGTCTGAGAAACAAGCCGGCACTTTCAGCCAGCAGCCACACAACCAGGGCAGCTTTGACCAATCAGGGAGCTACAACACCCAGGGAACCCTCAGCCAGCCATCCGAGTACAGCCAGGTGGGAGGGCCCACCTCCTACACCAATCAAATGTAG